In Streptomyces longhuiensis, the following proteins share a genomic window:
- a CDS encoding IclR family transcriptional regulator, translated as MSADALPPPAVAPPHGCRAHTYDDAQAEAHPEGPAGAPPTLIGSVQRAMRLLEAVASHGEGAPAKQLAREAGLALPTAYHLLRTLAHEGYLRKEKGLFILGAAAEKLSSSGAKQNRRGMITDALQHWRDAIGVPVYFSVYREGEIEVVAIADTPGNPAVAEWADFRETGHAHAIGQCLLAQLDDESRRDHLDRYPAYSITPYTVRDDRALLRRLNGQRRMQPVVERQEYALGTVCAAFPITVGSTAATMAVSLPSHQAGRLLPAARQLQNEVGKLVGTLAFSISI; from the coding sequence ATGTCCGCCGACGCCCTGCCCCCACCCGCGGTGGCCCCACCCCACGGCTGTCGCGCGCACACCTACGACGACGCCCAGGCCGAGGCTCACCCCGAAGGCCCGGCCGGCGCCCCGCCCACCCTCATCGGTTCCGTCCAGCGCGCGATGCGCCTACTCGAGGCCGTCGCGTCGCACGGAGAGGGAGCCCCGGCCAAGCAGCTCGCCCGGGAGGCCGGCCTCGCACTTCCCACGGCGTACCACCTGCTGCGCACGCTCGCCCACGAGGGCTATCTCCGCAAGGAGAAGGGCCTGTTCATCCTGGGGGCGGCGGCCGAGAAGCTGAGTAGCAGCGGTGCGAAGCAGAATCGTCGCGGCATGATCACCGACGCCCTGCAGCACTGGCGCGACGCCATCGGCGTCCCGGTGTACTTCTCGGTTTATCGTGAGGGTGAGATCGAAGTCGTGGCCATCGCCGACACGCCCGGGAATCCCGCGGTCGCCGAATGGGCCGACTTCCGCGAGACGGGGCACGCCCACGCGATCGGCCAGTGCCTCCTCGCCCAGCTCGACGACGAGAGCCGACGCGATCACCTCGACCGCTATCCCGCGTATTCGATCACCCCGTACACCGTGCGCGACGACCGCGCGCTGCTGCGACGGCTGAACGGGCAGCGGCGGATGCAGCCTGTCGTGGAGCGTCAGGAGTACGCGTTGGGCACGGTCTGTGCCGCGTTTCCCATCACCGTCGGGTCCACCGCGGCGACGATGGCGGTCTCCCTCCCGTCCCATCAGGCCGGTCGTCTGCTGCCCGCAGCCCGGCAGTTGCAGAACGAAGTCGGGAAACTCGTGGGGACACTCGCCTTCTCTATCAGCATCTGA
- a CDS encoding DUF5326 family protein, with amino-acid sequence MREIFAGMPWWVKWVAVPVIALVVFGGLIASVVGFVIGLLFKVLVFVALVGGLIYVVRKFITGSSSRSDW; translated from the coding sequence GTGCGAGAGATCTTCGCGGGCATGCCGTGGTGGGTTAAGTGGGTCGCGGTGCCGGTCATCGCCCTGGTCGTCTTCGGCGGGCTGATAGCCAGCGTCGTGGGCTTCGTGATCGGTCTGCTCTTCAAGGTGCTGGTCTTCGTGGCCTTGGTCGGTGGACTCATTTACGTCGTACGGAAGTTCATCACGGGCTCGTCCTCGCGCAGCGACTGGTAG
- a CDS encoding NUDIX domain-containing protein: protein MTVRPVVKRTARAVLLDGNDLILIKRTKPGMDPYWLTPGGGVEPEDETVVDALHREVHEELGAKILDVVPCFVDTVEHIGEDGGATGVKVQHFFVCRLESMDLSQRHGPEIEEPCGEYEIVRVPFTRVGIASVHLVPLSLRHYLDGNIEGVRAMHAPDLG from the coding sequence ATGACCGTCCGACCCGTGGTCAAGCGCACCGCACGCGCCGTGCTGCTCGACGGCAACGACCTGATCCTGATCAAGCGGACCAAGCCCGGCATGGATCCGTACTGGCTGACCCCCGGCGGCGGGGTCGAACCCGAGGACGAGACCGTCGTCGACGCCCTGCACCGCGAGGTGCACGAGGAACTCGGCGCCAAGATCCTCGACGTGGTGCCCTGCTTCGTGGACACCGTCGAGCACATCGGCGAGGACGGCGGCGCCACCGGCGTGAAGGTCCAGCACTTCTTCGTCTGCCGCCTCGAGTCCATGGACCTCAGCCAGCGGCACGGCCCCGAGATCGAGGAGCCGTGCGGCGAGTACGAGATCGTGCGGGTGCCGTTCACCCGCGTCGGCATCGCATCGGTCCATCTCGTCCCGCTGTCCCTGCGTCACTATCTCGACGGCAACATCGAGGGCGTACGAGCGATGCACGCGCCTGACCTGGGCTGA
- a CDS encoding cupin domain-containing protein — MKAFRLDELEAERAANDGAYLQFLHERNMSVGLYALDAGDQDPQQPHQQDEVYLVVSGRGSITVGMETTQVARGSVVYVPAGLTHKFHHISEDLRVLVVFSPPES, encoded by the coding sequence ATGAAGGCATTCCGGCTGGACGAACTGGAAGCGGAACGTGCCGCGAACGACGGCGCGTATCTGCAGTTCCTGCATGAGCGGAACATGTCGGTCGGGCTCTACGCCCTCGACGCCGGGGACCAGGATCCGCAGCAGCCCCACCAGCAGGACGAGGTCTACCTCGTCGTCAGCGGTCGTGGCTCGATCACCGTCGGTATGGAGACGACCCAGGTGGCGCGCGGCAGCGTCGTGTACGTGCCGGCCGGGTTGACCCACAAGTTCCATCACATCAGCGAGGACCTGCGGGTTCTCGTGGTGTTCTCTCCGCCTGAGAGCTGA
- a CDS encoding metallophosphoesterase family protein, whose amino-acid sequence MVEGSMTQGAGQGPEVRTATLRDFRVPAYVHDVPANIDEPGHDPAPPAPAVPPRAEPDPAYQGPSLSQLSYPEPAPQDPAFDQPEGYTPTQRDLPVINRGDTVQVQIDTEPAPRPTDGLGPLYVVGDVHGYLDELIAALYEQGLIDAEGNWSAGTARLWFLGDFTDRGPDGIGVIDLVMRLSAEAAAAGGYCKALMGNHELLLLGAKRFGDTPVNSGAGTATFQAAWLLNGGQKSDMDRLQDVHLQWMSRLDAIELEDDHLLMHSDTTAYLDYGDSIEAVNDTVRETLTRNDADECWDLFRKFTKRFAFRDESGPEAVRELLDAYGGTRVVHGHSPIPYLLGEVGTEDAADGSEDSRPQIEGPHVYAGGLAIAMDGGVTMAGKLLVQQLPMDS is encoded by the coding sequence GTGGTGGAGGGGTCGATGACTCAGGGGGCCGGTCAGGGACCCGAGGTGCGCACGGCGACGCTGCGCGACTTCCGCGTTCCCGCGTACGTCCATGACGTACCGGCGAACATCGACGAGCCCGGCCACGACCCCGCTCCGCCCGCCCCTGCGGTGCCCCCGCGGGCGGAACCGGATCCCGCGTACCAGGGGCCGTCGCTCTCGCAGCTCTCCTACCCGGAGCCGGCGCCTCAGGACCCCGCGTTCGACCAGCCCGAGGGGTACACGCCCACTCAGCGCGACCTGCCGGTCATCAACCGCGGTGACACGGTCCAGGTGCAGATCGACACCGAGCCGGCACCCCGTCCCACCGACGGACTCGGCCCGCTGTACGTCGTCGGCGACGTACACGGCTACCTCGACGAACTGATCGCGGCCCTGTACGAGCAGGGACTCATCGACGCCGAGGGCAACTGGTCGGCGGGCACCGCCCGGCTCTGGTTCCTCGGCGACTTCACCGACCGCGGACCCGACGGCATCGGTGTCATCGACCTCGTGATGCGGCTGTCCGCGGAGGCCGCGGCCGCCGGCGGCTACTGCAAGGCCCTCATGGGCAACCACGAACTGCTCCTGCTCGGCGCCAAGCGCTTCGGCGACACCCCGGTCAACTCGGGCGCCGGCACCGCCACTTTCCAGGCGGCCTGGCTGCTCAACGGCGGCCAGAAGTCGGACATGGACCGTCTGCAGGACGTCCATCTGCAGTGGATGTCCCGGCTCGACGCCATCGAGCTGGAGGACGACCACCTCCTGATGCACTCCGACACGACCGCGTACCTCGACTACGGCGACTCGATCGAGGCGGTCAACGACACGGTCCGCGAGACCCTCACGCGCAACGACGCGGACGAGTGCTGGGACCTGTTCCGCAAATTCACCAAGCGCTTCGCGTTCCGTGACGAATCCGGACCCGAAGCCGTGCGCGAGCTTCTCGACGCCTACGGCGGCACTCGCGTCGTCCACGGCCACAGCCCCATCCCGTACCTCCTCGGCGAGGTCGGTACCGAGGACGCGGCGGACGGATCCGAGGACAGCCGTCCGCAGATCGAGGGACCGCATGTGTACGCGGGCGGGCTCGCGATCGCGATGGACGGCGGAGTGACCATGGCCGGAAAGCTGCTGGTCCAGCAACTCCCCATGGATAGCTAG
- a CDS encoding cystathionine gamma-lyase has translation MTQSAQIGDGTRAVRAGLPEALKNEPTLPGPVFAAHFHLPGDVSGPYTYGRDDNPTWTHLERAIGELEAPGQEDVDTLVFASGMAALSAVLFSQLKAGDVVVLPSDGYQVFPLVREQLTAFGIEVRTAPTGGDAQLDVLDGAKLLWIETPSNPGLDVCDVRRLAEAAHARGALVAVDNTLATPLGQRPLELGADFSVASGTKQLTGHGDILLGYVTCRDAELTAAVRGWRKIVGAIPGPMEAWLAHRSLATLQLRAERQNANALALARALRDRDDVEGLRYPGLPDDPSHKIAAQQMRRFGCVVSFTLPTRARAERFMEALTLVDDATSFGGVRSTAERRRRWGGDDVSEGFIRFSAGAEDPDDLVADVLRALDEAAV, from the coding sequence ATGACGCAATCGGCGCAGATCGGGGACGGCACGAGGGCAGTGAGGGCGGGGCTGCCCGAGGCCCTGAAGAACGAACCGACGCTGCCAGGTCCTGTCTTCGCCGCACACTTCCACCTGCCGGGTGATGTCTCGGGCCCCTACACGTACGGCCGCGACGACAACCCGACATGGACCCACCTGGAGCGGGCCATCGGCGAGCTCGAGGCGCCCGGCCAGGAGGACGTCGACACCCTCGTCTTCGCCTCCGGCATGGCCGCCCTCTCGGCGGTGCTGTTCTCTCAGCTCAAGGCCGGCGACGTGGTCGTCCTGCCGAGCGACGGCTACCAGGTGTTCCCGCTCGTCCGCGAGCAGCTCACGGCGTTCGGCATCGAGGTCCGCACCGCCCCCACCGGCGGCGACGCCCAGCTCGACGTCCTGGACGGCGCGAAGCTCCTGTGGATCGAGACGCCGTCGAACCCCGGTCTCGACGTGTGCGACGTGCGGCGGCTCGCCGAGGCGGCACACGCGCGTGGCGCCCTGGTAGCGGTCGACAACACGCTCGCCACGCCGCTCGGCCAGCGCCCCCTGGAGCTCGGCGCCGACTTCTCCGTGGCCAGCGGCACCAAGCAGCTCACCGGTCACGGCGACATCCTGCTCGGCTACGTCACCTGCCGCGACGCCGAGCTCACCGCCGCGGTGCGGGGCTGGCGCAAGATCGTCGGCGCGATTCCCGGCCCCATGGAGGCCTGGCTCGCCCATCGCTCTCTCGCCACACTCCAGTTGAGGGCGGAGCGGCAGAACGCCAACGCGCTCGCGCTCGCTCGCGCCCTGCGCGACCGCGACGACGTCGAGGGTCTGCGCTACCCGGGTCTGCCCGACGACCCCTCGCACAAGATTGCCGCGCAGCAGATGCGGCGCTTCGGGTGCGTGGTCTCCTTCACGCTGCCCACGCGCGCGCGTGCCGAGCGGTTCATGGAGGCCCTGACCCTCGTGGACGACGCGACGAGCTTCGGCGGCGTGCGGTCCACCGCCGAGCGCCGTCGCCGATGGGGCGGGGACGACGTCTCGGAGGGCTTCATCCGCTTCTCCGCCGGCGCCGAGGACCCGGACGACCTGGTGGCCGATGTGCTGCGCGCGCTCGACGAGGCGGCCGTCTAG
- a CDS encoding low molecular weight protein-tyrosine-phosphatase — MSFRVCFVCTGNICRSPMAESVFRARIHEAGLDGLVEVDSAGTDGWHEGDGADHRTVSVLSAGGYESGHRARQFSSSWFSRLDLVIALDAGHLRTLRRLAPTPQDAEKVRLLRSYDPSAGTNLDVPDPYYGGIDGFEECLRMVEAASDGLLDAVRAALEGRAA; from the coding sequence ATGTCCTTCCGCGTGTGCTTCGTCTGCACCGGCAACATCTGCCGCTCGCCCATGGCCGAATCGGTCTTCCGCGCGCGCATCCACGAGGCCGGTCTCGACGGCCTCGTGGAGGTGGACAGCGCGGGCACCGACGGCTGGCACGAGGGGGACGGTGCCGACCACCGCACCGTCTCCGTGCTGTCGGCCGGCGGTTACGAAAGCGGCCATAGAGCCCGGCAGTTCAGCTCCTCGTGGTTCTCCCGGCTCGATCTGGTGATCGCCCTGGACGCCGGGCATCTGCGCACCCTGCGCCGCCTGGCACCGACCCCGCAGGACGCCGAGAAGGTCCGCCTGCTGCGCTCGTACGACCCCTCGGCAGGGACGAACCTGGACGTACCGGACCCGTACTACGGCGGTATCGACGGCTTTGAGGAGTGCCTGAGAATGGTGGAGGCGGCGAGCGACGGCCTGCTCGACGCGGTACGCGCAGCACTGGAAGGACGGGCGGCATGA
- a CDS encoding LysR family transcriptional regulator, with product MDLALLRTFVTVHRAGSFTRAAALLGLSQPAVTSQIRTLERQLGRPLFLRQARGVTPTSIGDELAHKAAPHLDALVEITETGIDEESPVRTLHLAGPPEFTAERALPALTALTRDDGQSFALRASFGNAEEVLEGLGAGHHDLAITTARPRGALLTATPLCDEEHVLLASPRWAARIGPGTLRRNGAAALEDLPLVEAHESLPFVARYWAAVFDSRPATSGTVIVPDLRAVLACTIAGAGLSVLPRYLCAPALERGEVVALLDPPVPPLRTYFLVVRTGTLAMPHIARSHEWLLRAAVDWC from the coding sequence ATGGATCTCGCTCTGCTGCGCACCTTTGTGACCGTGCACCGGGCGGGCTCCTTCACGCGGGCCGCCGCGCTCTTAGGACTTTCGCAGCCTGCGGTGACATCCCAGATCCGCACCCTGGAGCGCCAGCTGGGCCGCCCCCTGTTCCTGCGCCAGGCACGTGGCGTGACCCCCACCTCCATCGGTGACGAACTCGCCCACAAGGCCGCTCCGCACCTCGACGCCCTCGTGGAGATCACCGAGACCGGCATCGACGAGGAGTCGCCGGTACGCACGCTGCACCTCGCGGGGCCTCCGGAGTTCACCGCCGAGCGCGCCCTGCCCGCCCTCACCGCGCTCACCCGTGACGACGGCCAGAGCTTCGCCCTGCGCGCCTCCTTCGGCAACGCCGAGGAAGTCCTGGAGGGTCTTGGCGCCGGACATCATGATCTGGCCATCACGACAGCCCGACCGCGCGGCGCCCTGCTCACCGCCACTCCGCTCTGCGACGAGGAGCACGTCCTCCTTGCCTCACCCCGGTGGGCCGCCCGCATAGGGCCCGGCACCCTGCGCCGTAACGGCGCAGCAGCGCTGGAGGACCTGCCGCTGGTCGAGGCGCACGAGTCGCTGCCGTTCGTCGCCCGCTACTGGGCCGCCGTCTTCGACTCACGCCCTGCCACCTCGGGCACCGTCATCGTGCCGGATCTACGCGCGGTACTCGCCTGCACCATCGCCGGTGCCGGACTCTCGGTGCTCCCGCGCTACCTCTGCGCGCCGGCTCTCGAGCGCGGCGAAGTCGTGGCGCTGCTCGATCCCCCCGTGCCTCCGCTGCGGACGTACTTCCTCGTCGTGCGTACGGGCACACTGGCCATGCCGCACATCGCACGGTCGCACGAGTGGCTGCTGCGCGCTGCCGTCGATTGGTGCTGA
- the thiC gene encoding phosphomethylpyrimidine synthase ThiC encodes MTTSDARTPASNLSAETGEAGKSIGWHKGYVTGSRPDLQVPVRQVHLTNGTAVTLYDTSGPYTDPSVDTDVRRGLAPLRENWIISRGDTEEYAGRPVRPEDDGLKHTSPRGGLRNLDAVFPGRPRQPRRGRDGQAVTQLAYARRGEVTPEMEYVAIRENVEPEVVREEIAAGRAVLPANVNHPEIEPMIIGKRFLVKVNANIGNSAVTSSIEEEVEKMTWATRWGADTVMDLSTGRNIHTTREWVLRNSPVPIGTVPLYQALEKVDGRAEELTWEIYKDTVIEQAEQGVDYMTVHAGVRLPYVPLTANRKTGIVSRGGSIMAAWCLAHHKESFLYENFEELCEILAAYDVTYSLGDGLRPGSIADANDEAQFAELKTLGELNSIAKSFNVQTMIEGPGHVPMHKIKENIDLQQEVCEEAPFYTLGPLTTDIAPAYDHITSGIGAAMIAWWGTAMLCYVTPKEHLGLPNRDDVKTGVITYKIAAHAADLAKGHPGAQEWDDALSDARFEFRWEDQFNLALDPDTAREFHDETLPAEPAKTAHFCSMCGPKFCSMKISQDIRRQHGGTRSEIEEGMAEKSKEFAAAGNRVYLPIAD; translated from the coding sequence ATGACCACATCGGACGCACGCACGCCTGCCTCCAACCTGTCCGCAGAGACGGGCGAGGCCGGGAAGTCCATCGGCTGGCACAAGGGGTACGTCACGGGCTCACGCCCCGACCTCCAGGTGCCGGTCCGCCAGGTGCACCTCACCAACGGCACGGCGGTCACGCTCTACGACACGTCCGGGCCGTACACCGATCCGAGTGTCGACACCGACGTCCGCAGGGGTCTCGCGCCGCTGCGGGAGAACTGGATCATCAGCCGTGGCGACACCGAGGAGTATGCGGGCCGCCCGGTCCGCCCCGAGGACGACGGCCTCAAGCACACCTCGCCGCGCGGCGGTCTGCGCAACCTCGACGCGGTCTTCCCCGGCCGCCCCCGCCAGCCTCGTCGCGGGCGCGACGGCCAGGCGGTGACCCAACTCGCGTACGCCAGGCGCGGGGAGGTCACGCCCGAGATGGAGTACGTGGCCATCCGGGAGAACGTGGAGCCGGAGGTTGTCCGCGAGGAGATCGCCGCGGGCCGCGCGGTCCTGCCGGCCAACGTCAACCACCCGGAGATCGAGCCGATGATCATCGGCAAGCGGTTCCTGGTGAAGGTCAACGCCAACATCGGTAACTCCGCGGTCACTTCGTCCATCGAGGAGGAGGTGGAGAAGATGACATGGGCGACCCGCTGGGGCGCTGACACCGTCATGGACCTCTCCACCGGCCGCAACATCCACACCACGCGCGAATGGGTCCTGCGCAACTCCCCCGTCCCGATCGGCACGGTCCCGCTCTACCAGGCGCTGGAGAAGGTCGACGGCCGCGCCGAGGAGCTGACCTGGGAGATCTACAAGGACACGGTCATCGAGCAGGCCGAACAGGGCGTGGACTACATGACGGTCCACGCGGGCGTGCGGCTGCCGTACGTCCCGCTCACCGCCAACCGTAAGACGGGCATCGTCTCGCGCGGCGGTTCGATCATGGCCGCCTGGTGCCTGGCGCACCACAAGGAGAGCTTCCTCTACGAGAACTTCGAGGAGCTCTGCGAGATCCTCGCGGCGTACGACGTCACGTACTCGCTGGGCGACGGCCTGCGGCCGGGTTCGATCGCGGACGCCAACGACGAGGCGCAGTTCGCCGAGCTGAAGACACTCGGGGAGCTCAACTCGATCGCGAAGAGCTTCAACGTCCAGACGATGATCGAGGGCCCCGGGCACGTCCCGATGCACAAGATCAAGGAGAACATCGACCTTCAGCAGGAGGTGTGCGAGGAGGCGCCCTTCTACACACTCGGCCCGCTGACGACCGACATCGCCCCTGCGTACGACCACATCACCTCCGGCATCGGAGCCGCGATGATCGCGTGGTGGGGCACGGCGATGCTCTGCTACGTCACGCCCAAGGAGCACCTGGGCCTGCCCAACCGTGACGACGTGAAGACCGGCGTCATCACCTACAAGATCGCGGCCCACGCGGCGGACCTCGCCAAGGGGCACCCGGGTGCCCAGGAGTGGGACGACGCCCTCTCCGACGCGCGCTTCGAGTTCCGCTGGGAGGACCAGTTCAACCTGGCCCTCGACCCGGACACGGCAAGGGAGTTCCACGACGAGACGCTCCCGGCCGAACCCGCGAAGACGGCCCACTTCTGCTCGATGTGCGGGCCGAAGTTCTGCTCGATGAAGATCTCGCAGGACATCCGCCGCCAGCACGGCGGGACCAGGAGCGAGATCGAGGAGGGCATGGCGGAGAAGTCCAAGGAGTTCGCCGCCGCGGGCAACCGGGTCTATCTGCCGATCGCGGACTGA
- a CDS encoding phage holin family protein: MKNFVVKTIANAGALAVAVWLLDKITLTGDSTGKKVVTLIIVALLFGLVNLLVKPIVKVLTFPLFILTLGLITLVVNALMLLLTSWLADQFNQGFHVEGFWTAVLGGLIISVVSWALNVVLPDDKD, from the coding sequence ATGAAGAATTTCGTAGTCAAGACGATCGCCAACGCGGGGGCCCTTGCTGTCGCGGTGTGGCTGCTCGACAAGATCACGCTCACCGGTGACAGCACCGGCAAGAAAGTCGTCACGCTGATCATCGTGGCGCTGCTGTTCGGCCTGGTGAACCTGCTGGTCAAGCCCATAGTGAAGGTCCTCACCTTCCCGCTCTTCATCCTGACGCTCGGCCTGATCACGCTCGTGGTCAACGCCCTGATGCTGTTGCTGACCTCGTGGCTGGCCGACCAGTTCAACCAGGGCTTCCATGTCGAGGGGTTCTGGACCGCCGTCCTCGGTGGCCTGATCATCTCGGTTGTCTCCTGGGCGCTGAACGTCGTCCTTCCCGACGACAAGGACTGA
- a CDS encoding YibE/F family protein yields MTSTQQSPPSPPHPPHVQGGGGHGHSHSHGPAAPVSKHLRKVIAAVLIPFSVAVVVGLVVLWPGGAPSHARTGVGFDRQTQQGTVTQVDKVSCRSVNASGDTPTGDTSTAEGRSAEQQAKGTCEKATVRVDGGKDTGRTFTEIVQPDSPRQLRENQKVIVAYAPDAPKELQYSVTDVNRKLPMTLLAGIFALAVVVVGRLRGVMALVALAVSFMVLTFFILPAILQGSNPLVVAVVGASAIMLIALYMCHGPTARTSVAVLGTLVSLLLIGLLGSLFIGWAALTGNTDDNTGLIHGLYPSIDMSGLLLAGVIIGSLGVLDDVTVTQTSAVWELHQADPTMGRRGLYRAGIRIGRDHIASVVNTLVLAYAGAALPLLLLFSIAQSSVGTVANSELVAEEIVRTLVGSIGLVASVPVTTALAALVVSADRPGSPSAAAAGPARGGRGRRRKR; encoded by the coding sequence GTGACCAGCACGCAGCAGTCTCCGCCCTCGCCGCCGCATCCGCCCCATGTCCAGGGGGGCGGAGGGCACGGGCACTCCCACAGCCACGGCCCTGCCGCGCCTGTTTCCAAGCATCTGCGCAAGGTCATCGCCGCGGTGCTCATCCCGTTCTCCGTGGCGGTCGTCGTCGGCCTCGTCGTGCTCTGGCCCGGCGGTGCCCCCTCCCATGCCCGTACGGGTGTCGGCTTCGACCGGCAGACCCAGCAGGGCACCGTCACACAGGTCGACAAGGTCAGCTGCCGGTCCGTGAACGCCTCCGGCGACACCCCCACCGGCGATACGTCGACCGCCGAGGGCAGATCTGCCGAGCAGCAGGCAAAGGGCACGTGCGAGAAGGCGACGGTCCGCGTGGACGGCGGCAAGGACACCGGCCGTACGTTCACGGAGATCGTGCAGCCGGACTCGCCGCGGCAGTTGCGCGAGAACCAGAAGGTGATCGTGGCCTATGCGCCCGATGCACCCAAGGAACTCCAATACTCCGTCACCGATGTGAACCGCAAGCTCCCGATGACGCTGCTCGCCGGGATCTTCGCGCTGGCCGTGGTCGTCGTGGGCCGGCTGCGGGGCGTCATGGCACTCGTCGCGCTGGCCGTCAGCTTCATGGTGCTGACCTTCTTCATCCTGCCCGCGATCCTTCAGGGCTCGAATCCGCTGGTGGTGGCGGTGGTCGGGGCGAGCGCCATCATGCTGATCGCCCTCTACATGTGTCACGGTCCGACGGCCCGAACGTCGGTCGCGGTACTCGGCACGCTGGTGTCGCTGCTTCTGATCGGTCTGCTCGGCTCGCTGTTCATCGGCTGGGCCGCGCTGACCGGCAACACCGACGACAACACGGGCCTGATCCACGGCCTCTACCCGTCCATCGACATGAGCGGTCTCCTGCTCGCCGGCGTCATCATCGGTTCGCTCGGCGTGCTCGACGATGTGACGGTCACACAGACGTCGGCGGTGTGGGAGCTGCATCAGGCCGACCCGACGATGGGCCGGCGCGGCCTGTACCGCGCGGGTATCCGCATCGGCCGCGACCACATCGCGTCCGTGGTCAACACGCTGGTCCTGGCGTACGCGGGCGCGGCGCTGCCACTGTTGCTGCTCTTCTCGATCGCACAGAGCAGTGTGGGCACCGTGGCCAACAGTGAGCTCGTGGCCGAGGAGATCGTCCGGACTCTGGTGGGCTCGATCGGGCTGGTCGCCTCGGTGCCGGTGACGACCGCGCTCGCGGCTCTGGTGGTCTCCGCCGACCGACCCGGATCCCCGTCCGCTGCTGCGGCCGGTCCGGCACGCGGAGGAAGGGGCCGGCGCCGGAAGCGCTGA
- a CDS encoding SsgA family sporulation/cell division regulator — MRESVQAVQAEVMMSFLVSEELSFRIPVELRYAAADPYAVRLTFHLPGDAPVTWAFGRELLVDGVAGPCGDGDVRIEPVELAGSPGDMPGEVHIRLQVGGDQALFKAGVAPLVAFLDRTDKLVPLGQERALADFETHLDEALDRILAEEQSAG; from the coding sequence ATGCGCGAGTCGGTACAGGCAGTACAAGCAGAAGTCATGATGAGCTTCCTCGTCTCCGAGGAACTCTCGTTCCGCATCCCGGTGGAGCTGCGGTACGCCGCCGCTGATCCCTACGCCGTGCGGCTGACCTTCCACCTCCCCGGGGACGCCCCGGTGACGTGGGCGTTCGGCAGAGAGCTCCTTGTGGACGGCGTGGCCGGTCCCTGCGGCGACGGCGATGTGCGCATCGAGCCGGTGGAACTGGCGGGCAGCCCGGGCGACATGCCGGGCGAGGTGCACATCAGGCTCCAAGTGGGCGGAGACCAGGCACTGTTCAAGGCGGGCGTCGCCCCCCTCGTCGCGTTCCTCGACCGTACCGACAAGCTCGTCCCGCTCGGCCAGGAGCGGGCGCTCGCCGACTTCGAGACGCACCTCGACGAGGCACTCGACCGGATCCTCGCCGAGGAGCAGAGCGCGGGCTGA